The following is a genomic window from Hypanus sabinus isolate sHypSab1 unplaced genomic scaffold, sHypSab1.hap1 scaffold_505, whole genome shotgun sequence.
aggaggaagggggacgggcaggagagaccccacaggaggaatggtgacggggaggagagaccccacaggcggaagggggactgggacgagatcccacaggcggaagggggactgggacgagatcccacaggcggaagggggacggggtggatagatcccacaggaggaagggggacggggagctgatatcccacaggaggaagggggacgtggaggggagatcccagaggaggaagggggacagggccgagagaccccactggaggaagggggacggggaggagagaccccacaggaggaagggggacggggaggggagatcccagaggaggaagggggacggggaggagagaccccacaggaggaagggggacggggaggagagaccccacaggaggaagggtgacggggaggagagaccccacagtaggaagggggacggggccgagagaccccactggaggaagggggacgggaggagagaccccacagggtgagggggacgggaggagagaccccacagggggagggggacggggaggagagaccccacaggaggaagggggacggggaggagagaccccacaggaggaagggggacggggaggggagatcccagaggaggaagggggacggggaggagagaccccacaggaggaagggggacggggaggagagaccccacaggaggaaaggggacgggtaggagagatcccacaggaggaaggggccgagaccccacaggaggaagggggaaggggccgagagaccccacaggcggaagggggtcggggaggagagaccccacaggaggaagggggacggggaggagagaccccaaaggaggaagggggacggggaggagagacccccccaggaggaaggggtattggcaagagagaccccacaggaagaagggggacgggcaggagggaccccacaggaggaagggggacgggtaggagagatcccacaggaggaagggggacggggaggggagatcccacaggtggatgggggatggggaggagagatcccacaggaggaagggggacgggcaagagagaccccacaggaggaagggggacgggcaggagggaccgcacaggaggaagggggactgggaggagtgaccccacaggaggaggggggacggggaggagagatcccacaggaggaagggggatgtggaagaaagatcccacaggtAGAAGAGGAATGGGTAGCAATCTCCGAGGAGGAGGATGtgaaatgtggaaaccatagacagggtgcagaggagatttacaaggatgttgcctggattggggagcatgccttatgagaacaggttgagtgaactcagccttttctcttggagtgacggagtatgagaggtgatttgatagaggtgtacaagataatgagaggcattgatcatgtagatagtcagagtcttctccccagggttgaaatggctagcacgagagggcatagttttaacaaTGGGCTGCTGGAGGCGAAAACTTTAAACTccaggatggctacatggagcttagaaatatagagcacTATGGGTAAAACCGAGATAATTCTAAGGTAGAAAAATGTtcagcacggctttgtgggccgaagggcctgcattgtcctGTATGTTTTCTGTGTGTCTACTGATCACATTCATTCTCAGTGTcggacacccagtgactgtaaacacaatctcccacagtctggtacttaccacagtgtctgtattttacactccgggttcctcagagccgcagacaccagtttcactcctgaatctcccaggtcattatgcccaagtctaaacacaaacagacagattgaTAAACAAACTGATTCAAACTGTGGGTCTGGGGGAATTTCTgtcactcggatatttcaggaaacattaaactgtCCAGTGaatcactgatcggagttcccatcactgtcactgtccctcactgcccagctccagtGTATTTACCGAATGTCGGTAATttcgtctgtcggtgtgaccctcTAAAGCCCACATATACTGTCCCATTCCCCAATGGAGAGAAAAGTGTTTCTGACCGAAATGCAGAAATGTCAATGGGACACAGCGAAATAGACCCACCCAAgctaaaggaatggggaagagagatcccacaggaggtagggggttggggaagagatcccagaggaggaagggggatggggaagagagatcccacaggaggaagggggacgggggggaagagatcccaaaggaggaagggggatggggaagcgagatcccacaggaggaagggggttggggaagagatcccacaggaggaagggggatggggaagagagatcccacaggaggaagggggttggggaagagcgATCTCACAGGagcaagggggatggggaagagagatcccacaggaggaagagggatcgggaggagagatcccacaaaaggaagggggatagggaagagagatctcacaggaggaagggagatggggaagagagatcccacaggaggaagggggatagggaagagagatcctaaaGGAAGAAgcgggatgggagagagagatcccacaggaggaagggtaatggggaagagatcccacaggaggaagggggatgggagagagagataccaccagaggaagggggatggggatgagagatcccacagggtgaaagtggatgggggagagaaatcccacagaaggaaggggaatggggaagagagatcacatagGATGATggggcatggggaagagagatgagacaggaggaagtgggtgggGAAGTGAGATCAAACAGGAGGTTGGGGGATGAGTAGGAGAGATCCCATTGGAGGAAAGGGGATGCTGAGGAGAGATCCAACAGTTGGAAGGATGGGGGAGTGGgaacagagagcccagaggatgaaagggggatgggaaagcgagatctcacaggaggattgctacctgtgccacgtgctagtgaggctagaaataggaagataatgcagctaaatacatggcTGAGGGGATGATGCATGAGGGAGGGGTTcacgtttctggacaattgggctttcttccaggggaggtgggaccagttcgaattggacagtttgcacctgaactggaggagaaCTGGAGGACTAACATCCTGGCCGGTAGGTTAGCAAGTTCTGCTCCGGGAGTTTTAAACaaggttgcagggggaggggaaccagagtgttagagcagatagtgaggtggtggaggataagggtcatgcgaggactgcttctatagacagatatcaatggtttgtatgtgatagaaatgttctcaggtgcatctatttcaatgcaaggagtattgcaggtaaggcagatgagtttagatcGTGGATTGGCACGATGATatcgacattattgctattagtaagacttggtttgcaggagggtcaggactggcagcttcatgttccgggtttccattgtttcagatgtgatagaggggagggatgaaagggggcggagtggcattaccagtcaggggaatatcacagctgtgcgtagacgggacagcccggagggttcatctacagaggccatatgggtggagctgaggaacggggaagatgtgaccacactaatagggttgtattatagaccgcccagtagtcagagagaattcgaggagcaaatctgtagagaggtagcacaccaatgtaagaaacagaaagtcataatcgtaggggattttaacttcccacatattgacGGGGACTCCCATTCTGGGAAAGGGTTAGATggcgtggagtttgtcaaatgtgtcaggaaagttttctaaatcaatacatTGAGGTATCAACGAGAGAGGGTGCAGTACCTGATCTCCTATTAAgtaaccagacaggtcaggtgacagaagtatgtgtcggtgaacattttgggtccagtgaccataatgtcattagtttcaagataatgatGGATGAGGATAGGACTGGTCCGCCAGTTaaggttctgaattggagaagggccaattttgtggaaatgagagaagatccgggaagagtggattgggataagttgttttctggcaaggatgtgttcagtaagtggaacgccttcaagggtgaaattttgagagtgcagagtttgcatgttcctgccaggattaaaggcaaagttaacaggcagagggaaccttggttttcaagggatattggcgatctacttaagtaggtgtttagcagctataggaaacaaggaacaaatgaggtacttgaagagtatagaaaatgtaagcaaatactaaagaaggaaatcaggaaggcaaaaagaagacatgaggttgctttggcggataatgtgaaggtaaacccgaagggtttctacaagtatattaagagtaaaaggatagtaaaggacaaaattggtcccctagaagttcagagtggtcgtctctgtgtggagcctcacgagatgggggagatcttaaacagtttttttgcgtcagtgtttactcaggaaactggcatagcggatatggaattaagggaaacaaacagtagtgtcatggaacatatagagtttaaagaggaggagctgcttgctgccttacagtgaataaaggtagattaatcccccgggcctgacgtgatattccctcggaccttgagagagacttgtgtagaaattgcaggggccctggcagaaatatttaaaatgtcctcagccaggggtgtggtgccggaggattggagggtagctcatgttgttctgttgtttgaaaaaggctccaaaagtacaccaggtcattacaggccagtgagcctgacatcagtagtaggtaaattattggaaggtgttctgagagatcggatatacaaggatttggacagccaagggctgataaaagatagtcagcatggctttgtgtgtggtagaccatgtttaatgaatcctgtagtgtttttcgaggatgttaccaagaatacatatgaaggaaaggctgtggatgatgTCTACATTGACTTTTGTAAGGccgttgacaaagttccacataaaAGGTTAGTTCTAAAGGTCCAGACAcaaggtatccatggagaggttgtaaactggatttgaattgactgtgtgggagaagacagagagtggtagtggatgattgcttctcagactggaggcctgtgactagtggtgtgtctcagggatctgtgctgggaccattgttgtttgttgtctgtaTCAATTATCTAGATGATAATGAGATAAATTGTATCAAcaggtttgcggatgacactaagATGTAGgcattgtggacagcgaggaaggctttcaaagcttgcagagggatctgaaccaactggaagaatgggccagaaaatggcagatggaatttaatgcagacaagtgtgaggtgttccattttggaaggacaaatcaaggtacgaCATACacgataaatggtagggcactgaagagtgcggaggaacagagggatccggGGGTTCAGATACATaagtccctgaaagtggcatcacaggtagacagggttgtaaagaaggcttttggcatcctgtcattcataaatcaaagtactgagtataggagttggaatattatggtgaggttgtataagacattggtgaggcaaaatttggagtattgtgtgcagttctgatcacctaactataggaaggatatcggtaagtttgaaaaagtgcagagaagatttactaggatgttgccaggtcttcaggagttgagttacagggaaagattgaacaggttacgactttattccttggagtgcagaagaatgaggggagatttgatagaggtttacaatattatgagggtatagacagggtaaatgcgaataggctctttccacatagattaggagagataaatatgagaagaCATGGCTTCagcgtgaaaggggaaaggtttagggggagcattaggaggaaattcactcagagggtggtgagagtgtggaacgagctgccatctgatgtggaaaatacggactcactcttaagctttaagaataaattggatagatacatggatgggagaggactggagggttatggactgggagcaggtcaatggaactagcgGAATAAGGTTTCGGtacagactagaaggaccgaatggcttgttttctgtgctgtagtgttctatgattttatgattctatggggaggagagttcccacaagcaaaaggggaatggggatggggaagagatcccacaggaggtcgggggatggggaagggagatcccacagccggcatgggagtgtggaagagagatcccacgggaggatgaggcatggggaagagagatcccacaggaggaagggggatatagacagaaaataaacaggatgaagggggaagggGTTAAGAGATCggccaggaggaagagggatgtggaacagagttcccacaggaggatgtgggattgggaagagaaatctcacaggaggaagggggtcggggaagaGAAATTCCACAGGACAATGgggcatgccaaagagagatccgacaggaagaaTTCGatgggggggagagatcccacaggaggaaagggtatggggaagagaattccaacagcaggaagggatagggaagagaaatccatagaaggaagggggatggggaagagcgatctcacaggagcaagggggatggggaagagagatcccacaggaggaagagggatggggaggagagatcccacaaaaggaagggggatagggaagagagatctcacaggaagggtggtggggtgtgtggacaagacatcccacaggaggatgaggaaagagtaatagagagtccacgggaggaatggggatgggggcgAGATTCCAAAGAATGGAAGGGAGATTGGGATGAGAAGTCCCACAGGAGGATTCCAAGGGTAAACGATAATCCTACAAGACGAGAGGACGCAGACATTTTTTGTACGtgtgtgttgggtctgaacagagGCCCAGAGGAGATGCGCCCTCGCTCTTTGTGTATCTGGAAGTGAGCAaagtcacacacggggaagggcagtgggaggacaatctcacaatggtatttctttccttctcactgggacagtctgctgacggtctcttgtccctcaccgggaaggggttgtgcatctctgacccacctgctacagtcagtgtcggtctgggtgtcagtaacagtgagaaggaacattgtcaatggacgtgccacaggcagcgagaaacacggccattcctgtgatttactaccattcaACCAATGGtagttgttcactgatctgatgaagtctccaacatcccttcacaaggaaccacagaaccctcccgtccttggggaattactgactgatcccctgggcatttgtcacaattcttcacaatctgatttactacaaatttaccaaaattcctttacattgaaacaacacaatggaacagtttcacagatcagagtgagagataaatcaagttacctcaactcctggcacttatgcaacccgggtcccagccgctgtaTTCCCTCATACTGAATGTGGCAGTTCTCCAGGTCGagctgttttattgtatcacagagtccgatgacatgagacaggaccgcgcagtcaatcggggtcagtgtcattccactgagTGAAAtcctttccacagatcccagtgcggcctgagccagtccacgattctgagactcaaacagatagtgcaatgtgttcaggaggctccttttaccagcttcactccttGTGTTTCCACTtcggcgtttaacctcctccttcacccagtcaatcacccggcaggttgtttcatgaggaaatggacccagaaactccaccagaccccgagctgtcattggggaggagagaccagcaacaaaacggagaaatacctcaaatcgcccatcccTCACGcagtgggcttcagtgaggagtttcatgatatctctgccatctgggatcaggaattgtgcgactgcagctacaaactcttggatggtgaggtgtgggaatgtgtacaccacgctctgggcagaatcctctctttccaaaagctccatcaggaacccggacagaaactgggaaggctgcagattgtagttgatcaaatctccacctgtaaacacaatcttcttctccgacactcctctgaaggccatctgaccaactctgagtaacacatcacgggggttctcaatctcacggccatggtttttcaggatgttgtaaatatagtaggagtacagttgggtgatggtcttgggaactcgctgcgggtccctgactctttgtgtgaagaaggggcccagtacCAGAgcaaggatccagcagtaggaggggttgtagctcatggtgtacaggatctcgttctccttcacgtgtttgaaaactGCTTCTGCctccgtctgatcttcaaaatacctgatgaaatattccttccgttcctcaccaacaaatcccaggatttcagcccagacactgatatccgccttttccaataaatgtaacgcagtggggcgggtggtcaccagcactgaacaccctgggagcagcttgccctggattaaactatacacaatgtcagacaccttgcacttgaattcaggatctgtgcacTGTGATTCTGTGTCTCTCCGACCATCAACAAAGTTGATTTTGTCCTTGAATTCATCCAATCCGTCGAATATGAACAGCAGTCCCTCTGTCTGTTTCCAGATCTCtcccaggatattcccaaagtagggATAATGATGcagaatcagttccttcaggtttattctgcagttaatggtgtttaaatcccggaatttgaaactgaagacaaactggaattgttggtatatcttccccgtggcccagtcgtaaacaatcttttgtaccattgttgttttcccgatccctgggACTCCGGCTACTGCTGCGGACATCCCTGATTTGTTTCCAAAGAAATATCTTTGCAATTTTTGAACAAAGCTCTTCTTGAATAACTGATCAGTACGGATTTTTTCCAGCTTACCACGGAgatctttttctctccactcctcgtggtctctgcctcttgccagcagctcatgttccaccagtctccgatctcgaacagtagaaatgaccgtgagctcagcgtatcgatcaaccagctggaaaaccttcaccttctccctcatcaggatcgtgttcactctcagttttTCAGTCTCtgtccgcagagtctccttgtgtttctgttgaacatcttatGACGGACAGAAATAGGTTGTCAATGCCTGATCTGATGAACATGGAGCTCACAACATATACTCGTTAAAGACACTGTTCAGGTGAAATCGGGTGATCAGAGATTAGAGTGTCTGAAAATGAACGACGGCCCAGAAACAGTTCTGATCTGACTCTGATCCGCTGTTAAaggctccactctcccctctgttGGTAGTTTGCAGATTCCCCGGTGTTCCAGCGAGCACCAAGTGCACACGTgattctggagaggagagtgttgtGTGGAGAGGGTGGTTTCACTGCTTTCACTGCTCAGCTTCTGCTGAACTGTGCAACCCTACAGAGGGTAACAGTGGGGTGAGGGGggcatttacttgctctactgactTTTACTTCTCTCACAATGGACCCCATGTTCTTGACACTCCTTTAGGATTAAGCTGTCTGTACTGCGCCTCAGAAAAGGAACATAATTTCTGTTTCCTTTTCCAGGCTGAGCCAGTCACGATGTGACGCACCCCGCACTGGTCTACAGTCTCTTATTCTCCGAGGAGCTGGTACATGAACCCAGGCAATTCCCcgatgatgtgcagaagagctggaagctgaagaggatggcagtggtAATAGGGAACTCTGAAGT
Proteins encoded in this region:
- the LOC132389227 gene encoding NACHT, LRR and PYD domains-containing protein 3-like, which encodes MDTDLNSAISAFLSNCEDHQLFRLTRFYMERLEQAIEEGVEGVSFMLMGEDHFTGQEYHSVTELAEKGNRAGASKLLLDLVMEKGSGARKVMWESFVKLHHHLPKLSRILNEIRERGDGQFAYMDTERDFSEVPKHLKDVQQKHKETLRTETEKLRVNTILMREKVKVFQLVDRYAELTVISTVRDRRLVEHELLARGRDHEEWREKDLRGKLEKIRTDQLFKKSFVQKLQRYFFGNKSGMSAAVAGVPGIGKTTMVQKIVYDWATGKIYQQFQFVFSFKFRDLNTINCRINLKELILHHYPYFGNILGEIWKQTEGLLFIFDGLDEFKDKINFVDGRRDTESQCTDPEFKCKVSDIVYSLIQGKLLPGCSVLVTTRPTALHLLEKADISVWAEILGFVGEERKEYFIRYFEDQTEAEAVFKHVKENEILYTMSYNPSYCWILALVLGPFFTQRVRDPQRVPKTITQLYSYYIYNILKNHGREIENPRDVLLRVGQMAFRGVSEKKIVFTGGDLINYNLQPSQFLSGFLMELLEREDSAQSVVYTFPHLTIQEFVAAVAQFLIPDGRDIMKLLTEAHCVRDGRFEVFLRFVAGLSSPMTARGLVEFLGPFPHETTCRVIDWVKEEVKRRSGNTRSEAGKRSLLNTLHYLFESQNRGLAQAALGSVERISLSGMTLTPIDCAVLSHVIGLCDTIKQLDLENCHIQYEGIQRLGPGLHKCQELRLGHNDLGDSGVKLVSAALRNPECKIQTLW